In Candidatus Margulisiibacteriota bacterium, the following proteins share a genomic window:
- a CDS encoding NHL repeat-containing protein — protein sequence MQTTIEAYSDALFPGNAYIRLLGPGDDGKFDRLNYVKSGDIYNKIEDPEENEELNYPKAGEPIKIVVEAYQNSLFNGFRTAPYGVEFNITEIGGSYNKSQVVRFNKTLSEINGKIDEYYCFTKPFITKPFSGAAYYYMDWTPGEGVYKIQAKVYAAYREGGVLKFQTPIIKERIVSIGLAGIDYDSPYGYAFAQYDPNTGLPGLASSGGVHAAGVGDDEPTIYYTDVSAPRFSMSPGDTTYPKNTVISARADKNVNWTVKIFDESGGTAATLTGTGDRLSKKWAGAGNGKYTYQVEAQDAVSGEKAERDGIGIIIVDNQPPDIKLKSDSTINITTSDAKAVVEFTANEDLALARVDIVDIAGVSIAEYFKVQPHLKKDELFQADWVNPWANANGWYYLKIMAFDLAGNRTVKYVPVRVDLPGGVSPTTTAPTEPIKRTNPPEEVKNIAVGDIDFDDNGNSYVLYTKQMKLVKYDGSGKEIGKIEKFGADSQDYFWYPQGLAVSPSGDRVYVADTYSDRLLIFDGGLNLIKAVQGRDVFLEYTRDEIDNYFFFIKTGHTTNHYRYEMLGEGYDQPKDVYFAGGNMYVADSGRHRILKYDLNGDEVVFDKLEGKHGPDDNCCYHYTNSLNETKDSSGHRADRIGYSAFNAMDGAPHPNVMIHEISSTGNGAGGGELTAPEVAFAQASGSVYVADTGNNRVQVFNADGSYRFKFGEGTLVSPQGIDVDGLGNIYVADTGNHRIVKFSSAGDFIREYRSEDGEITPLKIKLKGGKLYIADANSSRPLVWEIGGEIKDFGCSAKISPNGDGNGDSALIGYELTESGRVTLRLLNSAKEEIGQLFTYTASRPSYALVSDSLREKGVHNEFWSGYVQPSLADEETSGNIAAVSS from the coding sequence ATGCAAACAACGATTGAAGCCTATTCCGACGCCCTTTTTCCGGGGAACGCGTATATTCGTCTGCTTGGTCCGGGTGATGATGGTAAATTCGATCGGCTGAATTATGTAAAATCAGGTGATATTTATAACAAGATCGAAGATCCGGAGGAGAATGAAGAGCTAAACTACCCGAAAGCGGGGGAACCGATCAAAATAGTTGTTGAGGCTTACCAAAATAGCTTATTTAACGGATTTCGGACCGCTCCGTATGGTGTTGAATTTAACATTACAGAGATTGGTGGTTCATATAACAAATCGCAGGTCGTCCGCTTTAACAAGACGCTTTCCGAAATAAACGGCAAAATTGACGAATATTATTGCTTTACCAAGCCGTTTATCACCAAGCCTTTTAGCGGCGCCGCCTATTATTACATGGATTGGACTCCCGGCGAGGGGGTATATAAGATCCAGGCCAAGGTCTATGCCGCGTACCGTGAAGGGGGCGTGTTGAAATTCCAAACGCCGATAATCAAAGAGCGGATCGTTTCAATTGGGCTGGCCGGAATTGATTATGACTCTCCCTATGGCTACGCTTTCGCGCAATACGACCCAAATACTGGATTGCCTGGTTTGGCTTCCTCCGGTGGTGTTCACGCCGCTGGGGTAGGTGATGATGAGCCAACAATCTATTACACCGACGTTAGCGCCCCCCGTTTTTCTATGAGCCCGGGAGATACGACTTATCCGAAAAACACGGTCATTTCCGCCCGGGCCGATAAAAATGTTAATTGGACGGTCAAGATATTTGACGAGAGCGGCGGGACAGCAGCCACTCTGACCGGCACCGGCGATCGTTTATCCAAAAAATGGGCGGGAGCGGGGAATGGGAAATACACCTATCAGGTTGAGGCTCAAGACGCTGTTAGTGGTGAAAAAGCGGAAAGAGACGGGATTGGCATAATTATAGTCGATAACCAGCCGCCTGATATAAAGCTGAAAAGCGATTCGACAATCAACATTACGACCAGCGACGCGAAAGCGGTCGTTGAATTTACCGCCAACGAAGACCTGGCGCTGGCGCGCGTCGATATCGTGGACATTGCCGGAGTATCGATTGCCGAATATTTTAAGGTCCAGCCGCATCTAAAGAAAGACGAGCTCTTTCAAGCTGATTGGGTCAATCCTTGGGCCAATGCTAACGGCTGGTATTATTTAAAGATTATGGCCTTCGATCTGGCCGGTAATCGAACGGTTAAATATGTCCCCGTTCGGGTCGACCTGCCGGGGGGCGTTTCCCCAACGACTACCGCTCCGACGGAGCCTATCAAACGGACCAATCCGCCCGAAGAGGTGAAAAATATCGCGGTCGGCGATATCGATTTTGACGATAATGGTAATTCGTACGTTTTATATACGAAGCAGATGAAACTGGTTAAATATGACGGCAGTGGGAAAGAGATTGGCAAGATAGAGAAGTTTGGCGCTGATAGTCAGGATTACTTTTGGTATCCGCAAGGTTTGGCGGTTTCCCCGTCAGGCGATCGGGTTTATGTGGCCGATACTTATAGTGATCGTTTATTGATCTTTGATGGCGGCCTAAATTTAATAAAGGCGGTTCAGGGGCGGGATGTTTTCCTAGAGTATACAAGGGACGAGATTGATAATTATTTTTTCTTTATTAAAACCGGGCATACGACTAACCATTATCGGTATGAAATGCTTGGGGAAGGCTACGATCAGCCGAAAGATGTTTATTTTGCCGGGGGGAACATGTACGTCGCCGATTCAGGGCGGCATCGGATATTGAAATATGATCTTAACGGTGACGAGGTTGTCTTTGATAAGCTGGAGGGGAAACACGGCCCCGATGATAATTGTTGTTACCACTACACTAATAGTTTGAATGAAACAAAAGATTCCAGTGGACACCGGGCGGATAGGATCGGCTATTCTGCTTTTAACGCGATGGATGGAGCTCCCCATCCCAATGTAATGATTCATGAGATTTCTTCGACGGGGAATGGCGCTGGAGGAGGGGAGCTAACTGCTCCGGAAGTCGCCTTCGCCCAAGCCTCCGGTTCCGTTTATGTCGCCGACACTGGCAATAATCGAGTTCAGGTTTTTAACGCCGATGGTTCTTACCGGTTTAAATTTGGAGAAGGCACATTGGTTTCTCCACAGGGAATAGACGTTGATGGTTTGGGCAATATTTACGTTGCCGATACGGGCAATCATCGGATCGTTAAGTTTAGTTCGGCCGGAGATTTTATAAGAGAATATCGCTCCGAAGACGGAGAGATAACACCATTAAAGATAAAGCTTAAAGGGGGCAAGCTCTATATTGCCGACGCGAATTCTTCCCGGCCGCTAGTTTGGGAGATCGGGGGAGAGATAAAAGACTTTGGCTGTTCGGCCAAGATCTCTCCCAATGGCGATGGGAATGGTGATTCCGCCTTAATCGGCTATGAATTGACCGAGTCGGGGCGCGTGACTTTACGCCTCCTTAACTCTGCCAAAGAAGAGATCGGCCAGCTTTTTACCTATACCGCCAGTCGGCCAAGCTATGCGCTGGTTAGCGACTCGCTTCGCGAAAAAGGGGTGCACAACGAGTTTTGGAGCGGCTATGTGCAACCCTCTTTAGCTGACGAGGAAACCAGCGGCAATATCGCCGCGGTTTCCTCATAA
- a CDS encoding PsbP-related protein — protein MKKRLALFPLLALLLVLVVVGCAPAKKEDSKKMSVTTEAITQISIKEWKTYVSKYGFSVSYPKDWAFERDADAKKSDYITGNQSYRIYTDDFHRRPQDPSGIVIGIEIGSDESQDINKSLSSSDQFEALLKKDNFYANEKGNIIKKLNLDYDGYLVYDKYRQNKPTRAIFYIPDKGSTVGIDIESDGGTEEFLSIVYSIRKNANRQ, from the coding sequence ATGAAAAAACGACTTGCTTTGTTCCCCTTGTTGGCATTATTGCTAGTGCTGGTTGTGGTTGGTTGTGCCCCGGCAAAAAAAGAAGATTCCAAGAAAATGTCGGTTACGACAGAGGCTATTACCCAAATATCTATCAAGGAATGGAAGACCTACGTGAGCAAATACGGGTTTTCGGTAAGTTATCCGAAGGATTGGGCATTTGAGAGGGACGCAGATGCCAAGAAGTCGGACTATATAACTGGCAACCAATCCTATCGGATATACACCGATGACTTTCACCGTCGTCCTCAGGATCCTTCTGGAATTGTTATAGGCATTGAAATTGGTAGTGATGAGTCCCAGGATATAAATAAATCATTAAGCTCGTCGGACCAGTTTGAGGCGCTTCTAAAAAAAGATAATTTTTACGCTAACGAGAAAGGCAATATTATAAAGAAGCTCAATTTGGATTACGATGGATACTTGGTCTATGACAAGTATCGTCAAAACAAACCGACAAGAGCAATATTTTATATTCCAGATAAGGGGAGTACTGTCGGGATTGACATAGAATCGGACGGTGGAACGGAAGAATTCCTATCGATAGTTTATTCAATAAGGAAAAATGCGAATAGGCAGTAA
- a CDS encoding M23 family metallopeptidase, with protein sequence MRIGSKKYLVVLFLLLARNVCAAEYPFSNVLPIEYSSDKLIENRYISHNFGEYRSKSYIHDGTDFRIFETNHSNLYPIAAGTAYVYPDLTRKVLKSAIPMADSAAVKGLFIDYNQVTPIFKASTAPASIEACSASEGTKAILRKGIIGEKTGWGNCVIVNHDTYQTRYAHLTCAYVSDGQPVNASTVLGLSGNTGKSEGEHLHFGILNYGVIISIRRA encoded by the coding sequence ATGCGAATAGGCAGTAAAAAATATTTAGTTGTTTTGTTTTTGCTGCTTGCGCGAAATGTCTGTGCCGCCGAGTATCCATTTAGTAATGTTTTGCCCATCGAATATTCTTCGGACAAGTTGATAGAAAATAGGTATATCAGCCACAATTTTGGCGAATACAGATCGAAGAGCTACATTCATGATGGAACGGATTTCAGGATATTTGAAACAAATCATTCCAATCTTTATCCCATTGCTGCTGGCACCGCCTATGTTTACCCAGACCTAACTAGGAAAGTTTTAAAGTCAGCGATACCAATGGCCGATTCCGCTGCTGTTAAAGGGCTGTTTATTGATTACAACCAGGTGACCCCTATCTTCAAGGCAAGCACCGCGCCAGCGAGCATCGAGGCTTGCTCCGCTTCAGAAGGAACAAAAGCAATATTGCGAAAAGGCATAATTGGGGAGAAAACAGGCTGGGGCAATTGCGTGATAGTAAACCATGACACTTATCAAACGCGATACGCCCACTTGACCTGCGCTTATGTGTCCGACGGGCAACCAGTGAACGCTTCAACAGTTTTAGGGTTGTCAGGAAACACGGGAAAATCTGAAGGAGAACATCTTCACTTCGGCATTTTAAATTATGGCGTAATAATAAGTATTAGGAGGGCTTAA
- a CDS encoding PsbP-related protein, which yields MKKRLILSSLTGLAIVLVVVGCAPAKKEGDKKLLVTTAAVTQTSTKEWKTYVSKYGFSVSYPRDWFLKEDTDNICKEGYRPFDIYNYDADHPKNEPGVSISFGFNDETTKGIDKSTIPSDPYERILFLARKHNLYMGENEKNRTKLNMAYPGILVKYETKPIRIMFYIQESDALLGVDLDSEHGTEEYFKIIDTIKKNE from the coding sequence ATGAAAAAACGATTAATTTTGTCTTCTCTGACGGGATTGGCGATTGTGCTGGTTGTTGTTGGCTGCGCTCCAGCGAAAAAGGAAGGAGATAAAAAACTGTTGGTCACGACAGCGGCCGTCACCCAAACATCTACCAAGGAATGGAAGACCTACGTTAGCAAATATGGGTTTTCAGTAAGCTATCCGAGGGATTGGTTTTTGAAGGAGGACACGGACAATATCTGCAAGGAAGGGTATCGCCCTTTTGATATTTACAATTATGATGCAGACCATCCAAAAAATGAGCCTGGGGTGTCTATTAGTTTTGGTTTTAATGACGAAACTACCAAAGGCATTGATAAGTCAACGATTCCGTCTGATCCCTATGAGAGGATATTGTTTCTTGCAAGAAAACATAATTTATATATGGGCGAGAATGAAAAAAATAGGACCAAGTTGAATATGGCTTACCCTGGAATTCTAGTTAAATATGAAACTAAGCCAATTAGAATTATGTTTTATATTCAAGAAAGCGATGCGTTGCTTGGCGTTGATCTGGACTCCGAACATGGTACGGAAGAATATTTTAAGATCATTGACACGATAAAAAAGAATGAATAA
- a CDS encoding PsbP-related protein, protein MDKRLVLLPLMVLTITLVVGCVPKKEGDKKLSATTKAVTQVSTQEMKTYVSKYGFSVSYPNDWVLEENWHTTNIPEDKKGWLSFDLGSENENVDMFFETQKDLSSSPNTLKDKLSYFAKKENVVMNTIQDYKMIDKGENVFGLAYGQPRGIFEKYNVLIFYLPQTRSVASIIFYNQGKYSVEEIMNKVYIKILK, encoded by the coding sequence ATGGATAAACGATTAGTTTTGCTTCCCCTGATGGTCTTGACGATTACGCTGGTTGTTGGCTGTGTGCCAAAAAAAGAAGGTGACAAAAAGTTGTCGGCCACGACAAAGGCTGTCACCCAAGTTTCGACTCAAGAAATGAAAACCTATGTGAGTAAGTATGGGTTTTCAGTGAGTTATCCGAATGATTGGGTGTTAGAAGAAAATTGGCATACAACAAATATTCCAGAAGATAAAAAGGGTTGGTTGTCTTTTGACCTCGGCAGTGAGAATGAGAATGTCGATATGTTTTTTGAGACGCAAAAAGATTTATCATCAAGCCCAAACACGCTTAAGGACAAATTAAGCTATTTTGCTAAAAAAGAAAACGTTGTCATGAATACTATTCAAGATTATAAGATGATTGATAAGGGAGAAAATGTTTTTGGATTGGCTTATGGCCAACCTAGGGGGATATTTGAAAAATACAATGTTTTAATATTTTATTTGCCACAGACAAGAAGCGTAGCCTCGATAATATTTTATAATCAAGGTAAATATTCGGTAGAAGAAATAATGAACAAAGTTTATATAAAAATATTAAAATAA
- a CDS encoding M23 family metallopeptidase, with protein sequence MIKKACLFGLTLTVFIVNSSFAEFSLERETPLAINKRTNANFGEFRSRTGTYKIHDGIDFKAKTGVNVYPVAAGTARIFPANTDAWGKYVVVEHPDGYRTRYAHLDSINVEANAAVTTSTVLGVSGSTEGGKISGMKPHLHFSLGITSVLPTDTVNPIFAGLKQSSYGVLSFVTDLVSERRIRLLGTGVDRTFDGENEIIDVPEPNKPVRAIVEAYLTENSLGSNPYQIEFEIEKFNDASWTKQTKTIVFDTMTNILNNFGEYYCFSRPYVTRQYTDPGYYFVKFYPTAGRYKITVKIYASYRDDFGFHLTTPSVTKGTIIERYITVGMNMVDYVDHEYSYAWLPDDIAGDKGVMLASTSFSHGGVAAAAVGDTGPPEIFYVFANNSIITNNLIDIDPNLQQKALIEARARGNVDWTIQVFNETGTAKIDEIQVKNQEWSNKNNRRV encoded by the coding sequence ATGATAAAGAAGGCCTGCTTATTTGGCTTAACACTAACTGTTTTTATTGTGAATAGTTCTTTCGCGGAGTTCTCTCTAGAAAGAGAGACCCCTCTTGCCATTAATAAAAGAACTAATGCTAATTTCGGGGAATTTAGAAGCCGAACGGGAACATACAAAATCCATGATGGAATAGATTTTAAGGCGAAAACAGGAGTAAATGTTTATCCTGTTGCTGCCGGAACGGCCAGAATATTTCCAGCAAATACAGATGCTTGGGGTAAATATGTAGTTGTTGAGCATCCAGATGGTTATCGAACAAGATATGCGCACCTTGATAGCATAAATGTTGAAGCAAATGCCGCAGTGACCACATCAACAGTTTTGGGTGTTTCTGGCTCGACAGAGGGAGGCAAAATCTCTGGCATGAAGCCGCATCTGCATTTTAGCCTTGGGATAACATCTGTTTTGCCAACTGACACAGTAAACCCTATATTTGCAGGGTTAAAACAATCTTCTTATGGGGTCTTATCTTTTGTTACCGATTTGGTGTCAGAGCGAAGAATCAGATTATTAGGGACTGGTGTAGATAGGACTTTCGATGGGGAAAATGAAATAATTGATGTGCCGGAGCCAAATAAGCCCGTTAGGGCAATAGTAGAAGCTTATCTGACGGAAAACAGTCTTGGTTCTAATCCATATCAAATTGAATTTGAGATTGAAAAGTTTAATGATGCTTCTTGGACAAAACAGACGAAAACAATTGTTTTTGACACCATGACTAATATTCTGAATAATTTCGGCGAATACTATTGTTTTTCCCGGCCCTATGTAACAAGGCAATATACTGATCCAGGATATTATTTTGTTAAATTTTATCCTACAGCTGGCAGGTACAAAATTACTGTAAAAATATATGCTAGTTATCGAGATGATTTTGGCTTTCATTTAACCACGCCAAGTGTAACCAAGGGAACCATAATTGAACGTTATATTACTGTTGGTATGAATATGGTTGATTATGTAGACCATGAGTATTCTTACGCCTGGCTTCCTGATGATATCGCTGGTGATAAAGGTGTCATGTTGGCGTCAACCTCTTTCAGCCATGGAGGTGTTGCCGCCGCCGCGGTTGGCGATACTGGCCCGCCAGAAATATTCTATGTCTTTGCTAACAACAGTATTATAACCAATAACCTGATTGATATTGATCCTAATCTCCAGCAAAAAGCGTTAATCGAAGCGCGGGCGAGGGGAAATGTTGATTGGACGATCCAAGTATTTAATGAGACTGGAACGGCCAAGATTGACGAGATTCAAGTGAAAAATCAGGAATGGAGCAATAAAAATAATAGGAGGGTATGA
- a CDS encoding PsbP-related protein, translating into MDKRLILFFLVGLVILIMVVGCAPPKKKEVEQFSAAAVETIQASTQEMKTYVSKYGFSVSYPADWYLEEEKDIKPSEEELKGYRNFQINHGDVKESVSLDFTVFKDASLYLGSPKGGEVARQGLPAKLVYFAKKLNSLNEETFAGLRKISVRGGEIYIYKHKDERYSETRALFYLKKTDGFCDVSLGVYKNRNPINDVRAYREIFLSFIKGIEIYP; encoded by the coding sequence ATGGATAAACGGTTAATTTTATTTTTTCTGGTGGGCTTAGTGATATTAATAATGGTTGTTGGTTGTGCTCCGCCAAAAAAGAAGGAAGTCGAACAATTCTCTGCTGCGGCTGTTGAGACGATTCAAGCTTCGACTCAAGAGATGAAAACATATGTCAGTAAATATGGGTTTTCGGTGTCGTATCCAGCGGATTGGTATTTAGAAGAAGAAAAAGATATTAAACCATCGGAAGAGGAATTGAAAGGATATAGAAACTTTCAAATCAATCACGGAGATGTTAAGGAATCCGTTTCTTTAGATTTCACTGTTTTTAAGGATGCCTCTTTGTATTTGGGAAGCCCAAAGGGAGGGGAGGTGGCCAGGCAGGGTTTGCCAGCAAAGCTTGTCTATTTTGCTAAAAAATTGAATAGTCTTAATGAAGAAACATTTGCCGGATTAAGGAAAATTAGTGTTCGTGGAGGAGAAATATACATTTATAAACATAAAGATGAAAGATATTCTGAAACGAGAGCTCTTTTTTATCTCAAAAAAACTGATGGGTTTTGTGATGTCAGCTTAGGCGTTTATAAAAACCGTAATCCAATTAATGATGTTAGAGCTTATCGAGAAATATTTTTATCCTTTATTAAAGGAATTGAAATATATCCGTGA